One genomic window of Sphingomonas sp. C3-2 includes the following:
- a CDS encoding LysR substrate-binding domain-containing protein, with amino-acid sequence MQDLNDLYYFVQVVDHGGFAPAGRALGMQKSKLSRRIQQLEDRLGVRLLNRSSRRFSITEIGREYYERCVAMLVEAEAADQMIARMSAEPRGVVRIACPVALINFQFGALIARFMAEQPAVQVHLESTNRRVDVIAEGFDVAIRVRFPPIEPSDLVMRRLDTSTQCLVASPQLLPHSLVSPADLHALPSLDMGPPHDRHQWQLESNDGQKATVPHRPRLVTDDMAALRQAALAGVGIVQLPTMMVWDDIESGRLLHVLPDWHPRAGIIHAVFPSRRGLLPAVRALLDFLANGCSEHRQRIPMD; translated from the coding sequence ATGCAGGACCTTAATGACCTCTATTATTTCGTTCAGGTGGTCGATCATGGCGGCTTTGCCCCCGCCGGGCGCGCGCTGGGGATGCAGAAATCGAAGCTCAGCCGCCGGATCCAGCAATTGGAAGACCGGCTGGGCGTGCGGTTGCTCAACCGCTCGTCGCGGCGCTTTTCGATCACCGAAATCGGCCGCGAATATTATGAACGCTGCGTCGCGATGCTCGTCGAGGCGGAGGCCGCCGACCAGATGATCGCGCGGATGAGCGCGGAGCCGCGCGGCGTGGTCCGCATCGCCTGCCCGGTGGCGCTGATCAACTTCCAGTTCGGGGCGCTGATCGCGCGCTTCATGGCCGAGCAGCCCGCGGTGCAGGTCCATCTCGAAAGCACCAACCGCCGCGTCGACGTGATCGCCGAGGGGTTCGACGTCGCGATCCGTGTCCGCTTTCCGCCGATCGAGCCGAGCGACCTTGTGATGCGTCGGCTCGACACCAGCACCCAGTGCCTTGTCGCGAGCCCCCAATTGCTGCCGCACAGCCTGGTATCGCCCGCCGATCTCCATGCGCTGCCCAGCCTCGACATGGGGCCGCCGCACGACCGGCATCAGTGGCAGCTCGAAAGCAACGATGGGCAAAAGGCCACCGTCCCGCATCGCCCCCGGCTGGTGACCGATGACATGGCTGCGCTGCGTCAGGCGGCGCTTGCCGGGGTGGGGATCGTCCAGCTGCCGACGATGATGGTCTGGGACGATATCGAAAGCGGGCGGCTCCTCCATGTCCTGCCCGACTGGCATCCGCGCGCCGGTATCATCCACGCGGTATTCCCCTCGCGCCGTGGCCTGCTTCCGGCGGTTCGCGCACTGCTCGATTTTCTCGCCAATGGTTGCAGCGAGCATCGCCAGCGCATCCCGATGGATTGA
- the ycaC gene encoding isochorismate family cysteine hydrolase YcaC: MTKPYVRLDKDNAAVLLVDHQTGLLSLVRDFDPDKFKNNVLALGDIAEYFGLPTILTTSFETGPNGPLVPELKEQFPDAPYIARPGQINAWDNEEFVAAVKATGKKQLIIAGVVTEVCVAFPALSALEEGYDVFVVTDASGTFNEITRNAAWSRMAEAGAQLMSWFGVACELHRDWRNDVEGLGALFSNHIPDYRNLITSHTMLTQGK, encoded by the coding sequence ATGACGAAGCCCTATGTCCGCCTCGACAAGGACAATGCCGCCGTATTGCTGGTCGATCACCAGACCGGCCTGCTCTCGCTTGTCCGCGACTTCGATCCCGACAAGTTCAAGAACAACGTCCTCGCGCTCGGCGATATCGCCGAATATTTCGGCCTGCCGACGATCCTGACCACCAGCTTCGAAACCGGACCCAACGGCCCGCTCGTCCCCGAACTGAAGGAACAGTTCCCCGACGCGCCCTATATTGCGCGCCCCGGCCAGATCAACGCGTGGGACAATGAGGAATTCGTCGCCGCGGTGAAGGCCACCGGCAAGAAGCAGCTGATCATCGCGGGCGTGGTGACCGAAGTCTGCGTCGCCTTCCCGGCGCTGTCGGCCCTTGAAGAAGGCTATGACGTCTTCGTCGTCACCGACGCATCGGGCACGTTCAACGAAATCACCCGCAACGCCGCGTGGAGCCGCATGGCCGAAGCCGGCGCGCAGCTGATGAGCTGGTTCGGCGTGGCGTGCGAACTGCACCGCGACTGGCGCAACGATGTCGAAGGCCTCGGCGCGCTGTTCTCGAACCACATCCCCGATTACCGCAACCTGATCACCAGCCACACCATGCTGACCCAGGGCAAGTAA
- a CDS encoding nuclear transport factor 2 family protein, translated as MSDILSAADYQQIQNLIHRYPKLLDQGDLDGVGQLFAGATVWIQGQEEPIRSDATRITGMFADFLQLYEGKPRTRHIIANVIIEPDGADHATASSTVVVFQQTPALPLQPIITGDYHDRFIRRNGRWQFLERRISNDLFGDLSAHGRYDYR; from the coding sequence ATGTCGGACATTCTGTCGGCGGCGGATTATCAGCAGATCCAGAATCTCATCCACCGCTATCCCAAGCTGCTCGATCAGGGCGATCTCGACGGCGTCGGCCAGCTTTTTGCCGGCGCCACCGTATGGATACAGGGGCAGGAAGAACCGATCCGCAGCGATGCGACGCGGATCACCGGCATGTTCGCCGATTTCCTCCAGCTTTACGAGGGCAAGCCGCGCACGCGGCACATCATCGCGAATGTCATCATCGAACCCGATGGGGCCGATCATGCCACGGCCAGCAGCACGGTGGTGGTGTTCCAGCAGACCCCGGCGCTGCCGCTGCAACCGATCATCACCGGCGATTATCACGATCGCTTCATTCGCCGGAACGGCCGCTGGCAGTTTCTCGAACGCCGTATCTCGAACGACCTGTTCGGCGATCTGAGCGCGCACGGCCGATATGATTATCGCTGA
- a CDS encoding VOC family protein: protein MAINGVNRILIAVHDLEAAKKKYHDLLGATFLDAHWTGAPFGIAVSIAWDAGIELCAPLPGREDSSAVSGFLASHGEGVMNVFFNVTDGEAAIDRATRQGYTSVHSLDYTQAEIDEHLGGLFQRYQEFNLDTAPRCGFTVSLARIEAKAES from the coding sequence ATGGCCATCAATGGAGTCAATCGCATCCTAATCGCCGTGCACGATCTGGAAGCGGCCAAGAAGAAATATCATGATCTGCTCGGCGCCACGTTCCTCGATGCGCATTGGACCGGCGCCCCGTTCGGAATCGCGGTGTCGATCGCCTGGGATGCCGGGATCGAGCTGTGCGCCCCCCTGCCCGGCCGAGAAGACAGCAGCGCCGTTTCGGGCTTTCTCGCGAGCCACGGAGAAGGCGTGATGAATGTCTTCTTCAACGTCACCGATGGGGAAGCGGCGATCGATCGCGCCACCCGGCAGGGTTACACCAGCGTCCATTCGCTCGATTATACGCAGGCCGAAATCGACGAGCATCTGGGCGGGCTGTTCCAGCGCTATCAGGAATTCAACCTCGACACCGCCCCGCGCTGCGGCTTTACGGTCAGCCTTGCCCGGATTGAAGCCAAAGCGGAAAGCTGA
- a CDS encoding pirin family protein — MTRKILGRYGNDRGHWVGDGFPVRSLFSYNTLGQHVSPFLLLDYAGPHYFEPTDGRRGVGEHPHRGFETVTIVYDGEVEHRDSAGNGGVIGPGDVQWMTAAGGIVHEEYHSPAFARTGGPFRMVQLWVNLPAKDKMAPGGYQGITSDEIPVVTLPEGAGTARIIAGEMMDKKGPARTFTPINVWDMRLTRDADIDLDLPEGHTAMLVVLGGHVTVNGSMAAGEAEVVLLDREGGGVSIHADGEATLLVLTGEPIDEPIVGHGPFVMNSEAEIRQAIDDFNSGRFTQAA; from the coding sequence ATGACGAGGAAGATCCTGGGCCGTTACGGCAATGATCGCGGACACTGGGTTGGCGATGGCTTTCCGGTCCGTTCGCTGTTTTCGTACAACACGCTTGGCCAGCATGTCAGCCCGTTCCTGCTGCTGGACTATGCCGGCCCGCATTATTTCGAGCCGACCGATGGACGGCGCGGCGTGGGCGAACACCCGCACCGCGGCTTCGAAACCGTGACCATCGTCTATGACGGCGAGGTCGAGCACCGCGATTCCGCCGGCAATGGCGGGGTGATCGGCCCCGGCGACGTCCAGTGGATGACGGCCGCAGGCGGCATCGTGCACGAGGAATATCATTCGCCGGCCTTTGCCAGGACCGGAGGACCGTTCCGCATGGTGCAGCTGTGGGTGAACCTGCCCGCCAAGGACAAGATGGCCCCCGGTGGCTATCAGGGCATCACCTCGGACGAGATTCCGGTGGTGACGCTGCCCGAAGGCGCCGGCACCGCGCGGATCATCGCAGGCGAGATGATGGACAAGAAGGGCCCCGCACGGACCTTCACCCCGATCAACGTCTGGGACATGCGGTTGACGCGCGATGCGGACATCGATCTTGACCTGCCCGAAGGGCACACCGCGATGCTGGTGGTGCTTGGCGGACATGTCACGGTGAACGGCAGCATGGCCGCCGGCGAAGCCGAGGTCGTTCTGCTCGATCGCGAAGGCGGCGGCGTTTCGATCCATGCCGATGGCGAAGCGACGCTCTTGGTGCTGACCGGCGAGCCCATCGACGAACCGATTGTCGGGCACGGGCCGTTCGTGATGAACAGCGAAGCCGAGATCCGGCAGGCGATCGACGACTTCAACAGCGGCCGCTTCACCCAGGCCGCCTGA
- a CDS encoding nuclear transport factor 2 family protein — MTLRLEDIELIKQLKYRYCRFIDTADVAGLETVLTEDIVVDYVGATYHFHAEGRDEVVSVLNAAFHEDFVGCHTVHQPEITVLSDTHAEGRWTLTDYAVDMRTRIETTGACLYRDEYRKVDGAWRIARSAYRRLYERVETLAVLPNFTSRYLAEKAANPEI, encoded by the coding sequence ATGACCCTTCGTCTCGAAGACATCGAACTGATCAAGCAGCTCAAATATCGGTATTGCCGCTTCATCGACACCGCCGATGTGGCGGGGCTGGAAACCGTTCTGACCGAAGACATCGTCGTCGATTATGTCGGCGCCACCTATCATTTCCATGCCGAGGGGCGCGACGAGGTGGTCTCGGTCCTGAACGCCGCGTTTCACGAGGATTTCGTCGGCTGCCACACCGTGCACCAGCCCGAAATCACCGTGCTCAGCGATACGCATGCCGAGGGGCGCTGGACGCTCACCGATTATGCGGTGGACATGCGCACCCGCATCGAAACCACCGGCGCCTGCCTCTACCGCGACGAATATCGCAAGGTCGATGGCGCATGGCGCATCGCCCGCTCGGCCTATCGCCGCCTCTATGAACGCGTCGAGACGCTGGCGGTGCTGCCCAACTTCACCTCGCGCTACCTCGCCGAAAAGGCGGCAAATCCCGAAATCTGA
- a CDS encoding helix-turn-helix transcriptional regulator has protein sequence MHSLNEVDAVSGPLLKLYSSLTRSDPWTGFLEAMRQHFDASFVTIILTPPTAQKPGLIITPNVDRAAIAAAENYFACDPFVGLPEGKAVSTMGHIGRAAYRKSRFYREYVAHYQIGDILGLDLMARSGFQMRVRVCRLESQPDFSREEQDWLMRFVPHLRAAIDLYERFKAQHGEADVYDSAIEQLSIGTILLDRTGNIIRCNDIARSVLAESDAIKLVGNRLAFSSLATDRAFKRGMTEQRDMGGPSLRFLRVENPSGQRDIGLALRALTPPSATGVNMVPATAVFLTDPNRQADLTGKVISGIFGLTPMEGEIAACLSNGLRLSQTAEVLGIAQNTVRAHLRSIFTKLGVSRQSQLVQRIRVGVHGLVAGASAPAAGARALSL, from the coding sequence GTGCACAGTTTGAACGAAGTCGACGCGGTTTCGGGGCCGCTGCTCAAGCTCTATTCGAGCCTGACGCGCAGCGATCCCTGGACCGGATTTCTGGAGGCGATGCGCCAGCATTTCGACGCCAGCTTCGTCACGATCATCCTCACCCCGCCCACGGCGCAGAAACCGGGGCTGATCATCACCCCCAATGTCGATCGCGCCGCCATCGCTGCGGCGGAGAATTATTTCGCCTGCGATCCCTTTGTCGGCCTGCCCGAGGGCAAGGCCGTCTCGACCATGGGCCATATCGGCCGTGCGGCGTACCGCAAGTCGCGCTTCTACCGCGAATATGTGGCGCACTATCAGATCGGCGACATTCTCGGGCTCGATCTGATGGCGCGCAGCGGTTTCCAGATGCGCGTGCGCGTCTGCCGGCTCGAAAGTCAGCCCGATTTCAGCCGCGAGGAACAGGATTGGCTGATGCGCTTCGTCCCGCACCTGCGTGCCGCGATCGACCTTTACGAGCGGTTCAAGGCGCAGCACGGCGAGGCCGATGTCTATGACAGCGCGATCGAACAGCTGTCGATCGGCACCATCCTGCTCGATCGCACGGGCAACATCATCCGCTGCAACGATATCGCGCGCAGCGTGCTGGCCGAAAGCGACGCGATCAAGCTGGTCGGCAACCGGCTGGCCTTTTCCAGCCTCGCCACCGACCGCGCGTTCAAGCGGGGGATGACCGAACAGCGCGACATGGGCGGCCCATCGCTCCGTTTCCTGCGCGTCGAAAATCCGTCGGGGCAGCGCGATATCGGCCTTGCGCTGCGCGCGCTTACCCCACCCAGCGCCACCGGCGTCAACATGGTGCCCGCCACCGCAGTCTTTCTCACCGATCCCAACCGGCAGGCGGACCTCACCGGCAAGGTGATTTCGGGCATTTTCGGCCTGACGCCGATGGAGGGGGAGATTGCGGCCTGCCTGTCGAACGGACTGCGCCTCAGCCAGACCGCCGAGGTGCTGGGGATCGCGCAGAATACCGTGCGCGCGCATCTGCGCTCGATCTTCACCAAGCTCGGCGTCAGCCGCCAGTCACAGCTCGTCCAGCGCATCCGCGTCGGCGTGCACGGTCTTGTCGCCGGGGCCTCCGCGCCCGCGGCTGGCGCGCGCGCGCTCTCGCTCTGA